A region of the bacterium genome:
TTGATGATCTTTCAGGTGAGCTTGAAGGAAAAGTAAAATTTGTGAAAGTAAATGTTGATGAAAACCAGTTAAAAGCAAGTGAGCATAATATTAGCAGTATCCCTGCACTTATTTTATTCAAAGATGGCAAACTTGTTGAAAGACTTGTAGGGTTTCATCAGAAATCACAGCTTAAATCAATCTTAGAAAACCATATTTAGGATAAAGCAAATTATGAAAATCAAACTAATGATTTCAGCATATAAATAGCTTAAAAAATCATACCA
Encoded here:
- the trxA gene encoding thioredoxin, encoding MSKALEISDAAFDSEVKKSAIPVLVDFWAPWCGPCKMQIPVIDDLSGELEGKVKFVKVNVDENQLKASEHNISSIPALILFKDGKLVERLVGFHQKSQLKSILENHI